A single Bacteroidota bacterium DNA region contains:
- the recR gene encoding recombination protein RecR, with protein sequence MNFSSKHIEEAINEFAKLPGVGRKTATRYVLHVLRQETKEVEAFVNSIVNLRNELKYCSVCHNISDKEVCSICSNHNRDKTIVCVVEDIRDVMAIESTQQYKGMYHVLGGIISPLDGIGPNDLNIESLVKRISSGENGNSIKEIIMALSTTMEGDTTNFYIYKRLKDFNLTMTTIARGISIGDELEYTDEITLGRSITNRVPYENVLPIK encoded by the coding sequence ATGAACTTTAGTTCAAAACATATTGAAGAAGCCATCAACGAGTTTGCAAAACTTCCGGGCGTGGGAAGAAAAACCGCTACGCGCTATGTGCTGCATGTTCTCAGGCAGGAAACAAAAGAAGTGGAAGCATTTGTAAATTCAATAGTCAATTTGCGAAACGAGTTGAAGTATTGTTCTGTTTGTCATAATATTTCCGACAAAGAAGTTTGCAGCATCTGCTCCAATCATAATCGTGATAAAACTATTGTCTGCGTGGTGGAAGATATCCGCGATGTGATGGCGATTGAAAGCACGCAACAATATAAAGGAATGTATCACGTTCTCGGTGGAATTATTTCTCCGCTCGATGGAATTGGTCCGAATGATTTGAACATTGAATCGCTGGTGAAAAGAATTTCTTCAGGAGAAAATGGAAATTCAATAAAAGAAATTATTATGGCGCTCAGCACAACCATGGAAGGAGACACAACAAATTTCTATATCTACAAGCGGCTGAAAGATTTTAATCTCACCATGACAACCATTGCGCGCGGAATTTCCATAGGCGATGAACTGGAATACACGGATGAAATTACGCTCGGGCGTTCTATTACGAACCGCGTTCCTTACGAAAACGTCCTGCCGATTAAATGA
- a CDS encoding carboxylesterase family protein, which produces MKKLLLLFPLSYFLTFSLSHAQTYCGTPRYDTVVFSSTTVTSNVVFGSNVDLNGNTVTLKMDIYEPAGDTASMRPVIVFAHGGSFVGGDKADSYCVDFCQRFAKRGYVTCSINYRLGMGFPINQDNGQKAVWRAVQDMKAAVRFFRKDANTTNTYKIDPNYVFIAGMSAGGFMTVHYAYLDQPSEIPSGIDTTKLGNLEGSSGNPYYCSRVNAIINYAGAIADTNWMHTGDEPMITCQGNNDNTVPYCTAMIYVGGFPIMVVSGGGTMTSRCKNIGLENPMHTYYTQGHSSPMDTVHVNGYCNMDTTAVLTSNFLYHQLGCAAASAMFVNQQTCNPTDGIDTVTSFYTSDPCPLDAGINEMLLNEEKISIVPNPAVEAAMLMLKDVKGKKFSAEIHDVTGRKVRQFEFSGKNYLLERNKIPPGIYFIRLKSDAGELLTAKLIFE; this is translated from the coding sequence ATGAAAAAACTTTTACTTCTTTTCCCGCTTTCCTACTTTCTCACTTTCTCACTTTCTCACGCTCAAACTTATTGCGGCACTCCGCGCTACGACACTGTGGTGTTCAGCAGCACAACGGTTACGAGCAACGTGGTGTTCGGCTCAAATGTTGACCTGAACGGAAATACCGTAACGCTGAAAATGGATATCTATGAACCCGCAGGCGATACTGCTTCCATGCGCCCGGTAATTGTGTTTGCGCACGGAGGAAGTTTTGTAGGCGGGGATAAAGCCGATTCTTACTGCGTGGATTTTTGCCAGCGCTTTGCAAAGCGCGGTTACGTTACTTGCTCCATTAATTACCGCCTCGGCATGGGCTTTCCCATCAATCAAGATAATGGGCAGAAAGCCGTTTGGCGTGCAGTGCAGGATATGAAAGCGGCTGTGCGTTTCTTCCGCAAAGATGCCAACACAACGAACACCTACAAGATTGACCCGAATTATGTTTTCATTGCAGGAATGTCTGCCGGAGGATTTATGACTGTGCATTATGCTTATCTTGACCAGCCCTCTGAAATTCCATCCGGAATTGACACCACCAAACTTGGCAACTTGGAAGGCAGCAGCGGAAACCCATATTATTGCTCAAGAGTAAATGCAATTATAAACTATGCCGGTGCCATTGCAGATACCAATTGGATGCACACAGGCGATGAGCCCATGATAACTTGCCAGGGCAATAACGATAACACCGTTCCTTACTGCACCGCCATGATTTACGTGGGTGGCTTTCCCATCATGGTGGTGAGCGGTGGCGGCACCATGACCAGCCGCTGCAAAAACATTGGATTGGAAAATCCCATGCACACCTATTACACGCAGGGACATTCTTCGCCTATGGATACGGTGCATGTGAATGGCTATTGCAATATGGATACTACCGCAGTTCTTACCAGTAATTTTCTTTACCACCAACTCGGATGCGCAGCCGCTTCAGCCATGTTTGTAAACCAGCAAACCTGCAATCCCACTGACGGAATTGATACTGTTACTTCCTTTTATACAAGCGACCCGTGCCCGCTCGATGCCGGAATTAATGAAATGCTTTTGAACGAAGAAAAAATTTCTATCGTGCCAAATCCTGCGGTGGAAGCGGCAATGCTTATGCTGAAAGATGTGAAAGGAAAAAAGTTCTCGGCAGAAATTCATGATGTGACCGGAAGAAAAGTAAGGCAGTTTGAATTTAGTGGAAAGAATTACCTGCTTGAACGGAATAAAATTCCTCCGGGAATTTATTTTATACGATTGAAATCAGATGCGGGAGAACTATTGACAGCGAAACTGATTTTTGAATAA
- a CDS encoding outer membrane protein transport protein: MKKRYTLFLIFNFSFLISHAGGFQVNLQGQKQMGMGHTGTGLLLDGASLFFNPGSTAFLDSVRLVQIGASFIIPRTEYLEAYPGIYTAEMVHHTGTPFSIYAAGKIKNSSKLTLGLAVYTPFGSHEEWPKDWKGQFLLREIDLKAIFIQPTASYKINDKLGIGFGVAYVEGDFSLQQGIPVQDSTGTYGTATLHGSANSWGFNGGIYFKPTAKFSVGLDYRSSVKIKMKNGDANFTVASALADSFPPTTFNTTLTLPSTTTIGFGYIVNEKLKTALDINYIAWHVYDTLAFDFTNNTTLLKDVHSPRMYKNTFIIRGGVQYKMNGNIFLRGGIYFDKTPVQSGYLTPETPDANRLGVTAGLSWKANAHFNFDVSFLYIEGMKRTDTNIETQFSGTYKARAVAPGFAIEYLF; this comes from the coding sequence ATGAAAAAACGGTATACACTTTTTTTAATTTTTAATTTTTCATTTTTAATTTCCCATGCCGGAGGATTCCAGGTAAACCTTCAGGGACAAAAGCAAATGGGAATGGGACATACCGGAACCGGATTGCTTCTCGATGGTGCTTCCTTGTTTTTTAATCCCGGCTCCACTGCTTTTCTTGATTCAGTTCGTTTGGTTCAGATTGGCGCGAGTTTTATTATTCCACGAACAGAATATCTGGAAGCGTATCCCGGAATTTACACGGCAGAAATGGTTCATCATACAGGCACTCCCTTTTCAATTTATGCAGCGGGAAAAATAAAAAACAGCAGCAAGTTGACATTGGGTTTGGCAGTTTATACTCCGTTCGGCAGTCACGAGGAGTGGCCCAAAGATTGGAAAGGGCAATTTCTGCTGCGCGAAATTGACTTGAAAGCAATTTTTATTCAGCCCACCGCTTCCTATAAAATAAATGATAAACTCGGAATTGGTTTCGGTGTTGCTTATGTGGAAGGAGATTTTAGTTTGCAGCAGGGAATTCCTGTTCAGGATTCAACAGGAACATACGGCACCGCAACGCTTCATGGCTCGGCAAACAGCTGGGGATTTAACGGAGGAATTTATTTTAAACCCACTGCTAAATTTTCTGTTGGATTAGATTACCGCTCTTCCGTGAAAATAAAAATGAAAAATGGCGATGCCAACTTCACCGTTGCTTCCGCCCTTGCCGATTCTTTTCCCCCTACAACATTCAATACGACTTTGACTCTTCCTTCCACTACCACAATCGGTTTCGGATATATTGTAAATGAAAAATTAAAAACCGCTCTCGATATAAATTATATTGCATGGCATGTATACGATACACTTGCTTTTGATTTTACAAACAACACCACGCTGCTGAAAGATGTTCACTCACCGCGCATGTATAAAAACACATTCATTATTCGCGGAGGCGTGCAGTATAAGATGAACGGAAATATTTTTCTGCGCGGAGGAATTTACTTTGATAAAACTCCTGTTCAGAGCGGCTACCTCACTCCTGAAACTCCCGATGCAAACCGCCTTGGCGTTACGGCAGGTTTATCGTGGAAAGCGAATGCGCATTTTAATTTTGATGTTTCTTTTTTATATATAGAAGGAATGAAACGCACCGACACCAATATTGAAACCCAGTTCAGCGGAACGTATAAAGCAAGAGCCGTTGCTCCGGGATTTGCCATTGAATATTTATTTTAG
- a CDS encoding glycosyltransferase gives MKLSVIIVNYNVEPFLEQCLHSVRKAIKNIPAEIFVVDNTSVDGSVSMVKGKFPEVKLISNERNVGFAKANNQAIRQAKGEYILLLNPDTVVQEDTFEKTIKFMDENKNAGALGVMMLDGKGNFLPESKRGLPTPSVAFYKIFGLAKLFPKSKTFGKYHLGFLDKNKIHEADVLAGAFMLIRKSVLDKTGLLDETFFMYGEDIDLSYRITQAGFKNYYFPETRIIHYKGESTKKSSVNYVLVFYNAMAIFAKKHFAKSRAKTFSLLIYFAIALRADISLAKRFLTQIFVPLLDASCLFAGLYFIKDYYEHNVKNISYPENLVLLAFGIYVFIWIFSVFLSGGYDKPIRLQKIVRGIFWGSAIILIAYALLPEQYRFSRALILIGTGWATISMLATRMLFHLFGIKNFSLDGSSSGRIAIIGSEEEYKRVFGLLKESNIKTGFVGFVNIDGEHNSENYIGKFSQLNEIISIYKIDEIIFCSKNISSEKIIDAMSSLGNSNVEFKIAPQESLSIIGSNSIDTAGDLYTIDVNSVNKPSNQRKKRIIDILFSILFIPLLPVLIFIVRYPLNFILNIFKVLFGFNTWVGYEFTPDFSEKRKGIIFPSEAMDIKNSIPEISERLNKIYEKDYNSMNEVKIILKGLRKLGA, from the coding sequence ATGAAATTATCTGTAATTATTGTCAACTACAATGTCGAGCCTTTTCTCGAACAATGTTTGCATTCCGTTCGCAAAGCGATAAAAAATATTCCTGCAGAAATTTTTGTAGTGGATAACACTTCAGTGGATGGTTCTGTGTCAATGGTAAAGGGAAAATTTCCCGAAGTAAAATTAATTTCCAATGAGAGGAATGTCGGATTTGCAAAAGCAAACAACCAGGCAATCAGGCAGGCGAAAGGAGAATATATTTTACTTCTGAATCCGGATACAGTTGTGCAGGAAGATACATTTGAGAAGACCATTAAATTCATGGATGAAAATAAAAATGCAGGCGCCCTTGGCGTGATGATGCTGGATGGAAAAGGAAATTTTCTTCCAGAATCGAAACGCGGACTGCCCACTCCATCGGTTGCGTTCTATAAAATTTTCGGGCTGGCAAAACTTTTTCCCAAATCAAAAACATTCGGCAAGTATCATCTCGGCTTTCTCGACAAAAATAAAATTCACGAAGCGGATGTGCTCGCGGGCGCATTCATGCTCATCCGAAAATCTGTTCTCGATAAAACCGGTTTGCTTGACGAAACTTTTTTTATGTATGGCGAAGATATTGATTTGTCCTATAGAATTACACAGGCAGGATTTAAAAATTATTATTTTCCGGAGACAAGAATCATTCATTATAAAGGCGAGAGTACGAAAAAAAGTTCGGTGAATTATGTTTTGGTTTTCTATAATGCAATGGCGATTTTCGCAAAGAAACATTTTGCAAAGAGCCGTGCAAAAACTTTTTCACTACTGATTTATTTTGCCATTGCTCTCCGCGCAGACATATCGCTTGCAAAAAGATTTCTCACACAAATTTTTGTTCCGCTTCTTGATGCTTCCTGTCTTTTTGCAGGATTATATTTCATAAAAGATTACTATGAACACAATGTAAAAAACATTTCTTATCCTGAAAATCTCGTTCTCCTTGCGTTTGGCATTTATGTTTTCATCTGGATCTTTTCTGTTTTTCTCAGCGGTGGTTATGATAAACCCATTCGTCTTCAAAAAATTGTCCGTGGAATTTTTTGGGGAAGTGCTATCATTCTCATTGCCTATGCCCTGCTTCCTGAACAATACCGTTTCTCGCGCGCGTTAATTCTCATCGGAACCGGATGGGCAACCATTTCAATGCTCGCCACGCGAATGTTGTTTCATCTTTTTGGAATAAAAAATTTTTCTCTTGATGGAAGTTCTTCCGGACGCATTGCTATTATTGGAAGCGAAGAAGAATACAAAAGAGTTTTCGGACTGCTGAAAGAATCAAATATCAAAACAGGATTTGTCGGCTTTGTAAACATTGACGGAGAACACAACTCTGAAAATTATATAGGAAAATTTTCTCAACTCAACGAAATAATCAGCATCTATAAAATTGATGAAATAATTTTCTGCTCGAAAAATATTTCTTCTGAAAAAATTATTGACGCAATGTCATCACTTGGAAATTCAAACGTGGAATTTAAAATTGCTCCGCAAGAAAGTTTATCCATCATCGGAAGCAATTCCATTGACACAGCAGGAGATTTATACACCATTGATGTAAATTCAGTAAACAAACCCTCCAATCAGCGCAAGAAAAGAATCATAGATATTTTATTTTCAATTTTGTTTATTCCTCTTCTTCCTGTTTTAATTTTCATTGTAAGATATCCGCTGAATTTTATTCTAAATATTTTCAAAGTGTTATTTGGGTTCAACACCTGGGTTGGCTACGAATTCACGCCTGATTTTTCTGAAAAAAGAAAAGGAATTATTTTTCCTTCGGAAGCAATGGATATAAAAAACAGCATTCCTGAAATTTCAGAGCGGCTTAATAAAATTTACGAGAAGGATTATAATTCAATGAATGAAGTGAAAATTATTTTGAAAGGATTGAGAAAACTGGGCGCATAA
- a CDS encoding aminotransferase class IV family protein codes for MNYFCYANGKILRKNAIKVGITDLVMLRGYGAFDYMRTYYGVPFRVNDYLNRFENSARGMKLKLPLSKGKIISVITTLLKKNSSPFGAGAKDFGIRLLLTGGYSLDSYLPAAKPNLFILVEDLPTYPEWWPEKGIKLMLHEHHRELARVKTTNYLTAIRLADERRKQKAQDTLYVSDGKILETTRNNFFLFHGNTLITSQDEILHGITRKVVLEIASKKFKVEVREVLKEELNSCTESFITGTTRGITPVVQIDKLKIGNGKAGKNTKELMQLFEQTVNKECR; via the coding sequence ATGAATTACTTCTGCTACGCAAACGGAAAAATCCTTCGCAAGAATGCAATCAAGGTTGGCATTACCGATTTGGTGATGCTGCGCGGCTATGGAGCGTTTGATTACATGAGAACTTATTACGGAGTTCCTTTTCGTGTGAATGATTACCTGAACCGTTTTGAAAATTCTGCACGGGGAATGAAATTGAAACTTCCTCTTTCAAAAGGGAAAATAATTTCTGTTATTACTACTCTTCTGAAAAAAAATTCTTCTCCCTTCGGGGCAGGGGCAAAAGATTTCGGAATACGCTTGCTGCTCACAGGCGGCTACTCGCTCGATTCCTATTTGCCGGCAGCCAAACCTAATTTATTTATTCTGGTTGAGGACTTGCCAACTTATCCTGAATGGTGGCCGGAAAAAGGAATTAAATTAATGCTTCACGAACATCACAGGGAACTGGCAAGAGTAAAAACCACCAACTACCTCACTGCAATCCGCCTGGCAGATGAAAGGAGAAAACAAAAAGCGCAAGACACGCTCTATGTTTCCGATGGAAAAATTCTGGAAACAACTCGCAATAATTTTTTTCTGTTTCATGGAAACACACTTATAACTTCGCAGGATGAAATTCTTCACGGCATTACCCGAAAAGTTGTGTTGGAGATTGCAAGTAAAAAATTTAAAGTGGAAGTCCGCGAGGTGTTGAAAGAAGAATTAAATTCGTGCACCGAAAGTTTCATCACCGGCACCACGCGCGGCATTACTCCGGTGGTGCAAATTGATAAATTAAAAATCGGCAACGGAAAAGCCGGAAAGAACACGAAAGAGTTAATGCAGCTTTTCGAACAAACAGTAAACAAAGAATGTAGATGA
- the recN gene encoding DNA repair protein RecN: MLRHLSIQNYALIEKIEIDFPEGLSIITGETGAGKSILLGALSLIAGSRADSGTLQDKTKKCIVEGMFDIKNSSLENFFKQHELDYSEHTVVRREISPDGKSRAFINDTPVTLSQLKELSVCLIDIHSQHETLTLNESEYQLSVVDAFAGINDAIQKYKIEFKKYKEVEKKLAELTEKEKQSKLDADYWKFQYDEFEKLNLQPGEQEKSEQELKLLENAEEIKSVLEKIYDALNGGESTILSALNENKSQLSSISKLNSAYNELLLRISSSYVELKDIATEIENLSQKISFNPNRAEELTNRLDEIYRLQKKHRVNSVEELLDVKTNVKQKLKENSSLEIEINKLQKEAEIVREKLFALAKKISSDRKKSLPKLEKEVNALLASLAMPNAQFRAEHLLLEMLTEHGIDKIRFLFSANKGIELKQISKVASGGELSRLMLSIKSLIAKNTSLPAIIFDEIDSGVSGGIAEQVGKLIFEMSKTMQVIAITHLPQIASKGNSHFTVFKQERAGKTFTQIKNLSKEERINEIAKMLSAGKPTETSMKNAKELLRI; the protein is encoded by the coding sequence ATGCTTCGCCATCTTTCCATACAAAATTATGCACTGATTGAAAAAATTGAAATTGATTTTCCAGAAGGGCTGTCCATCATTACCGGAGAAACGGGTGCAGGAAAATCTATTTTACTTGGCGCGCTGTCATTGATTGCCGGCAGCCGTGCAGATTCAGGCACGCTTCAGGATAAAACAAAAAAATGCATTGTAGAAGGAATGTTTGATATAAAAAATTCTTCTCTTGAAAATTTTTTCAAACAACATGAATTGGATTATTCAGAGCACACGGTTGTGAGAAGAGAAATTTCTCCCGATGGAAAATCACGCGCCTTTATTAATGACACACCGGTTACCCTCTCGCAATTAAAAGAATTATCGGTTTGTTTGATTGACATTCATTCGCAGCACGAAACGCTTACATTGAACGAATCCGAATATCAGTTATCGGTTGTTGATGCTTTTGCCGGCATAAATGACGCCATTCAAAAATATAAAATAGAATTCAAAAAATATAAAGAGGTTGAAAAAAAACTTGCTGAACTAACGGAGAAGGAAAAGCAATCGAAGTTAGATGCCGACTATTGGAAATTTCAGTACGATGAATTTGAAAAATTGAATTTGCAGCCGGGCGAGCAGGAGAAATCCGAACAAGAATTGAAATTACTTGAGAATGCGGAAGAAATAAAATCTGTTCTTGAAAAAATTTATGATGCGCTGAACGGAGGTGAATCAACTATTTTATCTGCGCTGAATGAAAATAAATCGCAGTTATCATCCATATCGAAATTAAATTCTGCTTACAATGAATTGCTCTTGCGCATCAGCAGTTCTTATGTGGAGTTGAAGGATATTGCAACTGAAATAGAAAATCTTTCGCAGAAAATTTCTTTCAACCCGAATCGCGCAGAAGAATTAACCAACCGCCTCGATGAAATTTACCGCTTGCAGAAAAAACACCGGGTAAATTCGGTAGAAGAATTGCTCGATGTAAAAACAAATGTGAAGCAGAAACTGAAAGAAAATTCTTCACTTGAAATTGAAATTAATAAACTGCAAAAGGAAGCCGAAATAGTTAGGGAAAAACTTTTTGCTCTTGCAAAGAAAATTTCATCTGACAGAAAAAAATCTCTTCCCAAATTAGAAAAAGAAGTAAATGCGCTGCTTGCTTCGCTTGCCATGCCCAATGCGCAGTTCAGAGCGGAACATTTGCTTCTCGAAATGCTGACAGAACACGGAATAGATAAAATCAGATTTCTTTTTTCAGCCAACAAAGGAATTGAACTCAAACAAATTTCCAAAGTGGCTTCAGGAGGAGAACTTTCGCGGCTGATGCTTTCCATCAAATCACTGATTGCAAAAAACACTTCTTTGCCTGCAATTATTTTTGATGAAATTGATTCCGGAGTGAGCGGAGGAATAGCAGAACAAGTTGGAAAATTAATTTTTGAGATGTCAAAAACAATGCAGGTGATTGCCATTACCCATCTTCCGCAAATTGCAAGCAAGGGAAATTCTCACTTCACAGTTTTCAAGCAGGAAAGAGCGGGAAAAACTTTTACGCAAATAAAAAATCTAAGCAAGGAAGAACGAATAAACGAAATTGCAAAGATGCTGAGTGCGGGCAAGCCAACTGAAACTTCAATGAAGAATGCAAAGGAACTACTGAGAATATAA